The following are encoded together in the Drosophila takahashii strain IR98-3 E-12201 chromosome X, DtakHiC1v2, whole genome shotgun sequence genome:
- the Pp2C1 gene encoding uncharacterized protein Pp2C1: protein MLPANNNRSSSSHATTTTTNTNRCLIKSAIERTVVRLKETAATFSGTFQDAEADEQPCLEYDIINYYADNKQQQLSSSRHGGGSSNNNNNSGCHPALDASSSSVVVVVAPAAGREQELEGEREVPVLEVAAAEESEEMEVDVEGGSPAKPLNPKKQEHRFRGGGGAAQSRLRRSAAVVPARSLPESSCSSSSSSSSSSNSNSSSSASTSNSNSHSNPSPCSSLGVNMRVTGQCSQGGRKYMEDQFSVAYQESPITHELEYAFFGIYDGHGGPEAAFFAKEHLMLEIVKRKQFWSDRDEDVLTAIREGYIATHFAMWREQENWPRTANGHLSTAGTTATVAFMRREKIYIGHVGDSGIVLGYQNKGERNWRARPLTTDHKPESLAEKTRIQRAGGNVAIKSGVPRVVWNRPRDPMHRGPIRRRTLVDDIPFLAVARSLGDLWSYNSRFKEFVVSPDPDVKVVKIDPSTFRCLIFGTDGLWNVVTAQEAVDSVRKEHLIGEILNEQDVMNPSKALVDQALKTWAAKKMRADNTSVVTVILSPAAHNNATTTTPARSQSALARDTDLEVELLLEEDDEELPPLDAENNYPDFLIEEDEYVLEQPYSALAKRHLPPEAFRDFDYFGLDEDEPDEDDETVEEEHSEEEELLKPVGLLQQSLFSPRKTWRKSTINNSWSGETEPEPDPDPEPDRLDMYSHTSIDKCAIYADSIVPPVPISPSPAERAENRELSELEQHLESSYSFAESYNTLLNEQEEQEARSRSAAAAAAAAEQHSSPSVVVDRSMFEIIQEQQHYQQQEGYSLTQLETRRERERLTEASTSSASSSWPQQPAELLELDALLQQERAEEEQVALEQQLQREQQMEAISSSAEFAAFPVEVADAVEWSAAIEEVEEQKIEVEMEQEKEHVHEQELQDNEVSSTLPATPTLVDPDPKKLQVEMEKKPGLAAVLETVAEIHKEDAHTVHYLFEQIQKLQETEIAAESPNHQPSGESMSAPRIRQMRRYRNVPNENHQHMQTRRRQMFRHGKPKSLVAYGDGSGTVAAGSSGNPAENRVGGGGSASSGSNSATAATRRRSVASSSGGNVPGSSSSMMMTRRSHSLTASGGVSKRQLRSSLCSLGLQLGLDMTKRTLRTRNVPVSAGSGGAATPVGNSSTSAGGGSSPGGFASPNNPVSTPRGNGAGRLKRSHEDREQRRSLRRSTLSAAASGSGGGGSSSSSNSKPNRLQACNGGAISARPPPSPKKLNAAVPTLAIGTRAYTAALAAAADHLNKRWSLRSSSGNSGGNLITAISCYSARSRAAAAGGGAAPGSAAGSPGPASLTASPVATRRR from the exons ATGTTGCCCGCCAATAATAATAGGAGTAGCAGCAGCCATGCGACCACAACCACTACCAATACCAACAGATGCCTCATCAAGTCGGCCATTGAAAGAACGGTAGTTCGGCTGAAGGAGACGGCCGCCACGTTTAGCGGTACCTTCCAGGATGCGGAGGCGGATGAACAGCCGTGCCTGGAATACGATATTATCAACTACTACGCGGATaacaagcagcagcagttgtccTCTTCTCGccacggcggcggcagcagcaacaataacaataacagtgGGTGCCATCCAGCACTGGATGCCAGCAGCAgtagtgttgttgttgttgtggcgcCGGCAGCGGGAAGAGAACAGGAACTGGAAGGGGAGAGGGAAGTTCCCGTCCTGGAAGTAGCAGCGGCAGAGGAGTCGGAGGAAATGGAGGTGGATGTGGAGGGGGGATCACCAGCGAAGCCTTTAAACCCAAAGAAACAGGAACATCGCTTTCGGGGCGGCGGTGGAGCGGCACAAAGTCGTTTGCGCCGCTCGGCGGCCGTCGTTCCAGCGCGATCACTTCCAGAGAGCAGTTGTTCCAGCAGCagttccagcagcagcagcagcaattccAACTCCAGTTCCAGTGCTTCCACCTCCAATTCCAACTCCCATTCCAATCCCTCCCCGTGCTCCTCCCTGGGCGTCAATATGCGCGTAACGGGACAATGCAGCCAGGGCGGTCGGAAATACATGGAAGATCAGTTCTCGGTGGCCTATCAAGAGTCGCCGATCACCCACGAACTGGAATATGCATTTTTCGGCATATACGACGGCCACGGCGGCCCCGAAGCCGCCTTCTTCGCCAAGGAACACCTCATGCTCGAGATTGTCAAGCGGAAGCAGTTCTGGTCGGATCGGGATGAGGATGTCCTAACGGCCATACGCGAGGGCTATATCGCCACACATTTCGCCATGTGGCGGGAGCAAG AAAACTGGCCCCGCACCGCCAATGGCCACCTGAGCACCGCTGGCACCACCGCCACAGTGGCCTTTATGCGTCGCGAGAAGATCTACATTGGTCATGTGGGCGATTCCGGGATAGTTTTGGGCTACCAGAACAAGGGCGAACGCAACTGGCGGGCACGACCTCTGACCACGGATCACAAGCCGGAATCGCTGGCCGAGAAGACGCGAATCCAGCGAGCCGGCGGCAATGTGGCCATCAAGTCGGGAGTTCCGCGAGTGGTATGGAATCGACCCAGGGATCCCATGCATCGCGGTCCCATTCGTCGGAGGACTCTGGTGGACGATATACCCTTTCTGGCCGTTGCCCGTTCGCTGGGCGATCTGTGGAGCTACAATTCCCGCTTCAAGGAGTTTGTCGTGAGTCCCGATCCGGATGTCAAGGTGGTTAAAATCGATCCCAGTACCTTTAG ATGCCTAATCTTCGGCACCGACGGCCTGTGGAACGTGGTGACCGCCCAGGAGGCGGTGGACAGTGTGCGCAAGGAGCATCTGATCGGCGAGATACTCAACGAACAGGACGTTATGAATCCCAGCAAGGCGCTGGTGGATCAGGCCCTCAAGACCTGGGCCGCCAAGAAGATGCGGGCCGACAATACGTCCGTTGTGACTGTGATATTATCGCCAGCTGCCCACAATAATGCAACCACCACAACGCCGGCGCGTTCGCAATCGGCGTTGGCACGCGATACCGACCTGGAGGTGGAACTCCTGCtggaggaggacgacgaggagcTGCCGCCGCTGGATGCGGAGAACAATTACCCCGACTTTCTGATCGAGGAGGATGAATATGTGCTGGAACAGCCGTACAGTGCCTTGGCCAAGCGGCATTTGCCGCCCGAAGCCTTTCGTGATTTCGATTACTTTGGCCTGGACGAAGATGAGCCCGATGAGGATGACGAAacggtggaggaggagcattcggaggaggaggagctgctcaAGCCGGTTGGTCTCTTGCAGCAGAGTCTGTTTAGTCCGCGCAAAACGTGGCGCAAGTCAACGATTAACAATTCCTGGAGTGGCGAAACCGAACCTGagcccgatcccgatcccgaacCAGATCGATTGGACATGTATTCGCACACCAGCATCGACAAGTGCGCCATCTACGCCGACAGCATAGTGCCGCCCGTTCCGATAAGTCCAAGTCCAGCGGAAAGGGCTGAGAATCGAGAGCTCAGCGAACTGGAGCAGCATTTGGAGAGTAGCTATAGTTTTGCCGAATCCTACAATACCCTTTTGAACGAGCAGGAAGAGCAGGAGGCCCGATCCCGCTCAGCGGCGGCCGCTGCAGCCGCAGCCGAGCAGCATTCTTCGCCATCCGTGGTGGTGGATCGCAGCATGTTTGAGATTatccaggagcagcagcactaCCAGCAACAGGAGGGCTATTCGCTGACCCAGCTGGAGACCAGGCGCGAAAGGGAGCGTCTGACCGAGGCATCCACATCATCAGCGTCATCATCGTGGCCCCAACAGCCGGCGGAGCTGCTCGAACTGGACGCCCTGCTGCAGCAGGAGCGggccgaggaggagcaggtggcCCTGGAGCAACAGCTGCAGCGCGAGCAGCAAATGGAGGCCATCAGCAGTTCGGCGGAGTTTGCCGCCTTCCCAGTGGAAGTGGCCGATGCTGTTGAGTGGAGTGCAGCGATAGAGGAAGTGGAGGAGCAGAAGATAGAAGTAGAAATGGAACAGGAAAAGGAACATGTACACGAACAGGAGCTGCAGGACAACGAAGTGAGCTCCACGCTGCCCGCCACACCCACTCTAGTGGATCCAGATCCAAAAAAGCTTCAAGTTGAGATGGAGAAGAAGCCAGGACTCGCTGCCGTTCTGGAAACAGTGGCCGAAATCCACAAAGAGGATGCCCACACTGTGCACTATCTATTTGAGCAGATCCAGAAGCTGCAGGAAACCGAAATCGCCGCTGAATCGCCGAATCACCAACCGAGTGGCGAGTCCATGTCCGCCCCGCGAATCCGCCAAATGCGACGCTATCGCAATGTACCCAACGAGAATCACCAGCACATGCAGACGCGTCGTCGCCAGATGTTCAGGCACGGCAAACCCAAGTCCCTGGTGGCCTATGGCGATGGCAGTGGAACAGTGGCAGCCGGATCATCTGGGAATCCGGCAGAGAATCGAGTGGGCGGCGGTGGATCAGCGAGCAGCGGTAGCAATTCCGCTACAGCCGCCACTCGACGACGCAGCGTGGCCAGTTCGAGCGGTGGCAATGTgcccggcagcagcagctccatgATGATGACCCGACGCAGCCACAGCTTGACAGCCAGCGGTGGCGTGAGCAAGAGGCAGCTGCGCAGCAGTCTCTGCAGTTTGGGCCTGCAACTCGGTTTGGATATGACCAAGCGAACGCTGAGGACGCGAAATGTTCCGGTTTCAGCGGGCAGCGGAGGAGCAGCCACTCCCGTTGGCAACTCATCTACGTCAGCCGGTGGAGGCAGTTCTCCCGGCGGTTTTGCCAGTCCAAACAATCCAGTCAGCACGCCGAGGGGAAATGGAGCGGGTCGCCTGAAGCGCAGTCACGAGGATCGCGAGCAGCGGAGGAGCCTGCGACGCAGCACTCTGAGTGCCGCGGCCAGCGGAAGTGGCGGTGGaggatcctcctcctcctccaactCGAAACCCAATCGCCTGCAGGCCTGCAATGGAGGAGCCATTTCCGCGCGACCGCCACCTTCGCCCAAGAAGCTGAATGCAGCGGTACCCACGCTGGCCATTGGAACGCGGGCTTATACCGCTGctctggcggcggcggcggatcACCTGAACAAGCGGTGGTCGCTgaggagcagcagcggcaactcCGGCGGCAACCTGATAACAGCCATTAGTTGCTATAGTGCCAGGAGcagggcggcggcagcgggaggaggagcagccccAGGATCTGCAGCAGGATCACCAGGACCAGCATCTTTAACCGCATCCCCGGTGGCCACGCGAAGGCGTtag
- the ctp gene encoding LOW QUALITY PROTEIN: uncharacterized protein ctp (The sequence of the model RefSeq protein was modified relative to this genomic sequence to represent the inferred CDS: substituted 1 base at 1 genomic stop codon), which yields MSDRKAVIKNADMSEEMQQDAVDCATQALEKYNIEKDIAAYIKKEFDKKYNPTWHCIVGRNFGSYVTHETRHFIYFYLGQVAILLFKSGXSIVESDEVVVRRLMEMQQQQQQQQSHFGASEDEDLEQKQQQPHNQQQQQTTQHQQKQEQPQQEHLKDAEMMTDKPEEELKEKDQQHTEDSDMELTDDQDVDETETDLDGENDQEAEGGGGSGDEDEDEDGTIVEDSDATSCSSCRRAELEENQEDQEPPPTASPQKHKDDVN from the exons ATGTCTGATCGCAAAGCAGTGATTAAAAATGCCGACATGAGCGAGGAGATGCAGCAGGATGCCGTCGATTGTGCGACACAGGCCCTCGAGAAGTACAACATTGAGAAG GACATTGCGGCCTACATCAAGAAGGAGTTCGACAAAAAATACAATCCCACATGGCATTGCATTGTGGGCCGCAACTTTGGATCGTATGTCACCCACGAGACGCGCCACTTCATCTATTTCTATTTGGGCCAGGTGgccattttattgtttaagaGCGGTTAAAGTATTGTCGAGTCGGATGAAGTGGTGGTGAGGAGGCTGATGgagatgcagcagcagcagcagcagcagcagtcgcatTTCGGGGCATCAGAGGACGAGGATCTAGAGcagaaacagcaacaaccacataaccaacaacaacagcaaacaaCACAGcaccaacaaaaacaagaacaacCACAACAAGAACATCTCAAGGATGCGGAAATGATGACCGATAAGCCAGAAGAGGAGCTGAAAGAAAAAGACCAACAACACACGGAAGATTCGGATATGGAACTAACTGACGATCAAGATGTAGACGAAACTGAAACGGATTTGGATGGGGAGAATGACCAGGAAGCAGAAggtggcggcggcagcggcgacgaggatgaggatgaggatggcaCCATCGTAGAAGACAGCGATGCCACCAGCTGCAGTAGTTGTCGTCGCGCCGAACTGGAGGAAAATCAGGAGGATCAGGAGCCACCACCAACTGCTTCCCCCCAAAAACATAAAGATGATGTCAACTAG